One genomic window of Moorella glycerini includes the following:
- a CDS encoding uroporphyrinogen decarboxylase family protein: MADEIKALFNQRLGRYQAAIALEPTDRIPIAFNTTYFAEKASGYTYQEIMYDPEIWAKVEIEFAKKYPELDTFRTNLQWSPNWDVVDYRLYKVPGRDITPKSLQQFVEAEYMKEDEYRLMIDDPVTFRMERYLPRILGEFKERGSIRSYMAFLKSGMAQGIVGAINRERGARLAAEVGMPQPVMGNFAAPFDFLSDNLRGLNGIMRDMFRQPDNVIEACEALLPDLINRALATADPLKRYPIFVATHKPCFLSPKQFDTFYWPTFKKGVEMLIEAGYTFRVFLEGNWGPHWHHIAELPRGKVLCDIDNEADIFEAKKAFGHQQCITGGIPNEMLILGTPDEVRARVKLLCETVGKDGGWIPHGGGHIPEDTKPENFRALIDAVMEYGRYSDGPPPEPKSNPNIPPGVKLPEPRVVTPWEIKKAEWAIPGDEELIKKNWERLERMAYNWLLSW, translated from the coding sequence ATGGCTGACGAAATTAAAGCGCTATTTAATCAACGGTTGGGGCGTTATCAGGCTGCAATTGCACTGGAGCCTACGGACCGGATACCCATTGCATTTAATACCACTTATTTCGCCGAAAAAGCCTCGGGCTATACGTACCAGGAAATTATGTATGACCCGGAGATCTGGGCTAAAGTAGAGATCGAATTCGCCAAAAAGTATCCGGAACTGGACACATTTAGAACCAATTTGCAGTGGTCCCCCAACTGGGATGTCGTAGATTATCGCCTCTATAAAGTCCCGGGGCGCGACATTACGCCCAAGTCTTTACAGCAATTTGTCGAAGCCGAGTACATGAAAGAAGATGAATACCGTCTGATGATAGATGATCCTGTGACCTTTAGGATGGAGCGCTATCTTCCCCGTATACTCGGTGAGTTTAAAGAAAGAGGCTCTATACGTTCTTACATGGCATTCTTAAAATCGGGGATGGCGCAAGGTATTGTTGGTGCCATAAACAGGGAAAGAGGCGCCCGGTTAGCCGCCGAAGTAGGCATGCCGCAACCGGTAATGGGCAACTTCGCTGCCCCCTTTGACTTCCTGTCAGATAATCTCCGTGGCCTCAATGGTATCATGCGAGATATGTTCAGGCAGCCCGACAACGTTATCGAAGCTTGCGAAGCTTTATTACCGGATCTCATTAACAGGGCTCTCGCCACTGCCGACCCGCTAAAGAGGTATCCGATTTTTGTCGCAACGCATAAACCTTGCTTCTTATCACCCAAGCAATTTGATACTTTCTACTGGCCAACTTTCAAAAAGGGCGTCGAGATGCTGATTGAAGCTGGTTATACATTCCGTGTGTTCCTGGAAGGCAACTGGGGCCCGCATTGGCATCATATAGCTGAATTGCCCAGGGGTAAAGTACTATGCGATATTGACAATGAGGCTGATATTTTCGAAGCCAAGAAAGCTTTTGGACACCAGCAGTGTATTACCGGCGGAATACCCAACGAAATGTTGATTTTAGGTACCCCGGATGAAGTCCGCGCCCGGGTGAAACTATTATGCGAAACTGTCGGTAAAGATGGGGGATGGATTCCTCATGGCGGAGGCCATATCCCGGAAGATACGAAACCCGAGAATTTCCGGGCTTTGATTGATGCAGTTATGGAATACGGCAGGTACTCCGACGGTCCTCCTCCGGAGCCAAAATCTAATCCAAATATACCGCCAGGAGTAAAATTACCTGAACCTCGCGTGGTAACGCCATGGGAAATTAAAAAAGCCGAATGGGCTATTCCCGGAGATGAAGAGTTAATAAAGAAAAATTGGGAAAGGCTCGAGCGAATGGCCTATAATTGGCTGTTATCATGGTAA
- a CDS encoding IS1634 family transposase, which produces MFIKITKTKNHQYVQLVQSYRENGAVKHKVLLNLGRLDEIENNPSFQRLGKRLLELSKAREVTSLASFSEAQIKNWGYVVYQKIWNQFELPKLLKKISAKRKVQFELSDASFLMAIQHLLEPRSKLGTYNYQHRYASLPDVALNHLYRSLDLLCEYKELLEEEMFQKNRHLFNMQVDVVFYDVTTFSFASVEADTLRDFGFSKDGKFNEVQVVLGLLIDCEGRPIGYELFPGNTFDGKTLETALEKLEKRFGLRRVIIVADRGINSKLNLKRIVERGYSYIFAARIKSMKKEITDMILDENGYQEIKDDEGEVLRYKVIEYINEFTAEGKKYKLPEKLIVTYSSRRAEKDRADRERLIEKAQTLLESKAKIQASNKRGGKKYLKEIDCTGTWILDEEAIARDKQFDGYYGIQTSEKEMSAKDILDAYHNLWRIEESFRVMKSTLKVRPVFHWTERRIKGHFVICFLAFLLERTLEFKLRQAVENASPAEIREALNSLNFAEVEIKGEVFFIKTQSTELSKKILRLMRIAPPGNITRVEEFAARWQDRL; this is translated from the coding sequence ATGTTCATCAAAATAACTAAAACCAAAAACCACCAGTACGTCCAGCTAGTCCAATCTTACCGGGAAAATGGAGCTGTTAAACACAAGGTCCTCCTCAATCTCGGTCGCCTGGACGAGATTGAAAACAACCCCAGCTTTCAAAGACTTGGTAAGCGCCTCTTAGAATTGTCCAAGGCCAGGGAGGTGACCAGTTTAGCCAGCTTTTCCGAGGCGCAGATCAAGAACTGGGGCTATGTGGTCTACCAGAAGATCTGGAACCAATTTGAGCTACCCAAACTTTTAAAGAAGATCAGTGCCAAACGTAAGGTACAATTCGAATTAAGCGACGCCAGTTTTCTTATGGCTATCCAGCACCTCCTTGAACCCAGGAGTAAATTAGGTACCTACAACTACCAGCACCGTTATGCCAGTTTACCCGACGTAGCCTTAAACCACCTCTACCGCTCCTTGGATTTACTCTGCGAGTATAAAGAGTTGTTGGAGGAGGAGATGTTCCAAAAGAACCGCCACCTTTTTAACATGCAGGTGGATGTGGTTTTTTATGATGTAACGACCTTTTCCTTTGCCAGCGTCGAAGCCGACACTTTACGCGATTTCGGCTTCAGTAAAGACGGTAAGTTCAACGAAGTCCAGGTGGTATTGGGCCTGCTTATTGATTGCGAGGGGCGGCCCATTGGCTATGAGCTTTTCCCCGGCAATACCTTTGACGGCAAGACCCTGGAGACGGCCTTAGAAAAGCTGGAAAAACGTTTTGGCCTGCGCCGGGTGATCATCGTCGCCGACCGGGGGATCAACAGCAAGCTTAACTTAAAACGCATAGTGGAACGGGGCTACAGCTACATCTTTGCCGCCCGCATCAAGAGCATGAAAAAAGAGATTACCGATATGATATTGGACGAAAATGGCTACCAGGAGATAAAGGACGATGAAGGAGAAGTCCTTCGCTACAAGGTTATCGAGTACATAAACGAATTCACCGCTGAAGGGAAAAAATACAAATTACCCGAAAAACTGATCGTCACCTACTCCAGCCGGCGGGCGGAAAAAGACCGGGCCGACCGGGAAAGGTTAATCGAGAAAGCCCAAACCCTTTTAGAAAGCAAGGCCAAAATCCAGGCCAGCAACAAACGTGGCGGCAAGAAATACCTCAAAGAAATAGACTGTACGGGCACGTGGATACTGGACGAAGAAGCCATTGCCCGGGACAAACAATTTGACGGCTACTACGGCATCCAGACCAGCGAGAAAGAAATGAGTGCCAAAGACATCCTGGATGCTTACCATAACCTGTGGCGGATTGAAGAATCTTTTCGCGTCATGAAAAGCACCCTGAAAGTCCGGCCGGTTTTTCACTGGACCGAAAGGCGGATTAAAGGACACTTTGTAATTTGCTTCCTCGCCTTTCTTCTCGAACGCACTCTGGAATTCAAGCTCCGGCAAGCGGTGGAAAATGCCTCGCCGGCAGAAATCCGGGAAGCGTTAAACTCCCTCAACTTTGCCGAGGTAGAGATCAAAGGAGAGGTGTTCTTTATCAAGACCCAGAGTACAGAGTTGAGCAAAAAGATCCTGCGCCTAATGCGGATTGCACCGCCGGGAAACATTACCCGTGTAGAGGAGTTTGCTGCCCGCTGGCAGGACCGGTTGTAG
- a CDS encoding MFS transporter, whose product MALENRPSEATRVDEMPITWYSWVIIALCMLSYAVSFVDRNVWPTAIPVAAPAMNLSMTAAGGLMTAFYIGYVISNFVSGWFVDRFGPRLTLGLSSIISGLFTLLLPFGNSYATLFILRMIAGAGSGALFSAGVKFQLGWFPKSARATAMGIMMTGPTLGAAIASGALAPVIRTSWKMGFIYAGIMTLAVAIVVLLFAKERGIAKASPKGAIGAGSGDATKPVTMQSFLSLVLKRSFLLGCIACFLSIGANQGYTTWIIAYFTKVRGFSLVVAASIFAASSMVGLFGPTLAGFLCDLLKRRKAVCIMGSACVAIITVALALTTNTGLLWGIMLAKGLIAPFLGIPLNTLQAESVAGPQAGSAMGFS is encoded by the coding sequence ATGGCGTTAGAAAACAGGCCTTCGGAAGCCACGCGCGTCGACGAAATGCCAATAACCTGGTACAGCTGGGTTATAATTGCCCTGTGTATGTTAAGCTACGCTGTTTCCTTTGTTGATCGGAACGTTTGGCCGACAGCCATCCCTGTTGCGGCGCCGGCCATGAATTTGAGTATGACTGCAGCGGGAGGGCTGATGACAGCCTTCTACATCGGCTATGTAATTTCCAATTTCGTTTCCGGATGGTTTGTGGACCGGTTCGGGCCCCGTTTGACTTTAGGATTATCATCGATTATTTCCGGCCTGTTTACTCTCCTTTTGCCCTTCGGCAACAGCTACGCGACCCTCTTTATATTGCGCATGATTGCGGGAGCGGGAAGCGGCGCATTGTTTTCGGCCGGAGTGAAATTCCAGCTGGGATGGTTTCCTAAAAGCGCAAGGGCGACTGCCATGGGGATCATGATGACAGGTCCGACTTTAGGTGCAGCCATTGCTAGCGGTGCCCTGGCGCCGGTAATCCGTACTTCATGGAAAATGGGCTTCATATATGCTGGAATTATGACCCTTGCAGTAGCAATTGTCGTACTTTTATTTGCCAAAGAGCGCGGGATAGCCAAGGCCAGTCCAAAGGGGGCAATCGGCGCGGGAAGCGGCGATGCTACTAAACCGGTGACTATGCAGAGCTTTTTATCCCTGGTATTAAAACGGTCATTTTTATTGGGTTGTATTGCCTGTTTCTTATCAATCGGTGCCAATCAAGGATATACAACCTGGATTATTGCCTATTTTACCAAGGTGCGTGGATTTTCGCTGGTGGTCGCGGCTTCCATTTTTGCAGCTTCAAGTATGGTAGGCTTATTTGGGCCAACACTAGCCGGTTTTCTTTGTGACTTATTAAAACGCCGCAAAGCGGTGTGTATTATGGGCTCAGCTTGCGTAGCCATAATAACCGTAGCTTTGGCACTTACGACAAATACCGGTTTACTGTGGGGAATTATGCTGGCGAAGGGTCTAATAGCACCATTTTTAGGTATTCCCCTTAATACATTGCAGGCAGAATCTGTCGCCGGGCCTCAGGCAGGCAGCGCTATGGGTTTTTCCTGA
- a CDS encoding MFS transporter produces MAVENKPVEATRTSEMPITWYSWIIIALCMLSYAVSFVDRNVWSTAIPVAAPAMKLSMTAAGGLMTAFYIGYVVANFVSGWFVDRFGPRLTLGLSSLVTGLFTLLLPFGNSYATLFILRIIAGAGSGALFSAGVKFQLGWFPKSARATAMGIMMTGPTLGSAIASGALAPVIRTSGWQTAFTYAGIMTIVVALAVLLFAKERGIAKASPKGAIGAGSGDATKPVTTQSFLSLVLKRSFLLGCIACFLSIGANQGFTTWIIAYFTKVRGFSLVVAGGIFAASSMVGLFGPTLAGFLCDLLKRRKAVCLVGAVGVALIIVALALTTNTSVLWGIMLVRGLIGPFLGIPLNTLQAESVAGPQAGSAMGFYNGIAQLGSVVFPIGLGLILDLTANNYFIVLMAIAITYLLCGTLIAFMDEKRATIVNTKTATA; encoded by the coding sequence ATGGCAGTAGAAAATAAACCCGTAGAAGCCACACGCACCAGCGAAATGCCAATAACCTGGTACAGTTGGATTATAATTGCCTTATGTATGTTAAGCTACGCTGTTTCCTTTGTTGACCGGAACGTTTGGTCTACCGCCATTCCTGTTGCAGCACCAGCTATGAAATTGAGCATGACGGCTGCAGGGGGATTGATGACTGCATTTTACATCGGCTATGTAGTGGCCAATTTCGTTTCCGGATGGTTTGTGGACCGGTTCGGACCCCGTTTGACCCTGGGTTTATCATCGCTTGTTACAGGCCTTTTTACTCTCCTTTTGCCCTTCGGCAACAGCTACGCGACCCTCTTTATATTGCGCATTATAGCGGGAGCGGGAAGCGGCGCATTGTTTTCGGCCGGAGTGAAATTCCAGCTGGGATGGTTTCCTAAAAGCGCAAGGGCGACTGCCATGGGGATTATGATGACGGGGCCGACCTTAGGCTCAGCCATTGCCAGCGGTGCCCTGGCGCCGGTAATCCGTACTTCCGGATGGCAAACCGCTTTTACTTATGCAGGTATTATGACCATTGTAGTAGCATTAGCCGTGCTATTATTTGCCAAAGAGCGGGGGATAGCCAAGGCCAGTCCAAAGGGGGCAATCGGCGCGGGAAGCGGCGATGCTACCAAACCGGTGACAACGCAGAGCTTTTTATCCCTGGTATTAAAACGGTCATTTTTATTGGGTTGTATTGCCTGTTTCTTATCCATTGGCGCTAACCAAGGGTTTACTACTTGGATCATAGCCTATTTTACCAAGGTGCGTGGTTTTTCGCTGGTTGTAGCAGGTGGAATTTTTGCTGCTTCAAGCATGGTTGGTCTGTTTGGTCCAACTCTAGCCGGTTTTCTTTGTGACTTATTAAAGCGGCGCAAAGCGGTGTGTTTAGTAGGTGCAGTGGGTGTTGCCTTGATAATAGTTGCATTGGCTCTTACCACCAATACCAGTGTGTTGTGGGGAATTATGCTGGTCAGGGGCCTCATAGGGCCGTTTTTAGGTATTCCCCTGAATACATTGCAGGCAGAATCTGTCGCCGGGCCTCAGGCAGGCAGCGCTATGGGTTTTTATAATGGAATAGCTCAGTTAGGCTCGGTGGTTTTTCCGATAGGCCTCGGTTTAATCCTTGACTTAACGGCAAATAACTATTTCATCGTTTTGATGGCTATTGCCATCACCTATCTCCTGTGTGGTACGCTCATTGCGTTTATGGATGAGAAGCGTGCAACTATCGTGAATACAAAAACTGCAACAGCTTAA
- a CDS encoding dihydropteroate synthase yields the protein MLIIGEKLNSAIPNICQIINDKDAAAVKELALKQVEAGADYLDLNTAHCNEVDDMEWLVRTVQEVTDIPLCIDSTSAEAIKKGLDTVAGDKSKVMINSVSLEKNRLEGMLPLIIEYQCPVIGLTADENGIPKTAEDRVRITERMIEILTKYNYDLNNLYIDPLVLPLAASHTNASIFFQSVAEIKRLFKVKTVSGLSNISYNMPKRKLINRYFLTISMAFGMDAAILDPLDKKIMTAVTTTNLLLGNDRFGKDFLMSYRKGKLED from the coding sequence ATGTTAATTATTGGCGAAAAACTTAATAGTGCAATTCCTAATATCTGTCAAATTATTAATGACAAAGATGCTGCTGCCGTAAAAGAGCTGGCGCTTAAGCAAGTAGAGGCCGGAGCAGACTATTTAGATTTGAATACGGCCCATTGCAATGAAGTGGATGATATGGAATGGCTTGTGCGTACAGTTCAGGAGGTGACAGATATTCCCCTCTGCATCGACAGTACTTCGGCTGAAGCGATTAAAAAGGGTTTGGATACTGTCGCGGGGGACAAAAGCAAAGTCATGATAAACTCCGTATCTCTAGAGAAAAACCGTCTTGAGGGAATGTTACCGTTGATAATTGAATACCAGTGCCCGGTAATTGGTCTAACTGCAGATGAAAATGGCATCCCCAAAACTGCGGAAGATAGGGTCAGGATTACGGAACGCATGATCGAAATATTGACCAAGTACAATTATGACCTGAATAACCTTTATATCGACCCCCTGGTACTACCCCTGGCAGCAAGCCATACAAATGCGAGTATATTTTTCCAATCCGTGGCTGAGATCAAGCGTTTATTTAAGGTTAAAACGGTATCGGGATTAAGCAACATTTCATATAACATGCCTAAAAGGAAGCTTATCAACCGTTATTTTTTAACGATTAGCATGGCTTTCGGTATGGATGCCGCTATTCTTGATCCCCTGGATAAAAAAATTATGACTGCGGTTACAACTACCAATTTATTATTGGGTAATGATCGGTTTGGCAAGGACTTTTTAATGTCTTACCGTAAAGGTAAATTGGAGGACTAA
- a CDS encoding MFS transporter: MKKPLSKAIRNFYGIGDLGFSLMTSVELFLFVFFLTNVAKFSLPMVALIGSITSIVDAVLSPFYGAIISGTKPLKWGRNRSWMLIAPPFVVVLYMFQYTKIGPEPVAAAIICAGFILSHIVWNIPWVANVSLIPVLANNPDERSLLASRRGAWTSLSGVFFSYIGPPLAIYLGKVTNNEVLGYTLLAGIMAFLMMIGYWTVFKITEGYEPTAEEIQGAAASASGRVTVGDMLKTLFQNPPLIVLLIGDFFRYMVNFIMTAAAAYYFTYVAQNMALFPTYLLLGAIAQVIGAYIAGPLAKAVSTRTASVIGLFGLAASLIICKFVAMNLILFFIVVLIARLLLGELAAVMVSLYSDVSVYGEWKTGKNASSFVMGLMNLSLKTAIISRGTIIPMVLAAAGFVAGANPNTASLELKNAVINVFLFIPGIFALVSALIVALGYRLTKEKLIAYQNEIEQRKAVAI, translated from the coding sequence ATGAAGAAACCGTTAAGCAAGGCCATAAGAAATTTTTATGGCATTGGCGACCTTGGATTCTCTCTAATGACAAGCGTTGAACTTTTTTTGTTTGTATTCTTTTTAACAAACGTAGCAAAGTTTTCGCTTCCTATGGTTGCCCTTATCGGGTCGATAACAAGTATCGTCGATGCGGTTTTATCTCCATTTTACGGTGCTATTATTAGCGGTACGAAACCATTAAAATGGGGTCGTAATCGCTCCTGGATGCTCATAGCTCCGCCGTTTGTTGTGGTGCTGTACATGTTTCAGTATACAAAAATCGGTCCAGAACCGGTTGCGGCGGCAATTATTTGTGCCGGATTTATCTTAAGTCATATTGTATGGAATATCCCCTGGGTGGCAAACGTTTCTTTAATCCCGGTCCTGGCCAATAATCCTGATGAGCGTAGTCTATTGGCTTCAAGACGTGGTGCCTGGACTTCCCTATCAGGCGTCTTCTTTTCCTATATCGGCCCTCCTCTGGCGATTTACCTTGGCAAAGTCACTAATAATGAGGTGTTAGGGTATACGTTATTAGCAGGAATTATGGCTTTCCTGATGATGATCGGATACTGGACAGTATTTAAGATTACCGAGGGATATGAACCTACAGCAGAAGAAATACAAGGCGCTGCCGCGTCGGCATCAGGCAGAGTCACCGTTGGCGATATGTTAAAGACTCTTTTTCAAAACCCACCCCTTATCGTACTGTTGATCGGGGACTTTTTTAGGTATATGGTAAATTTCATTATGACAGCAGCGGCGGCGTATTACTTCACCTATGTTGCCCAGAACATGGCACTGTTTCCGACTTATCTCTTGCTGGGAGCCATAGCTCAGGTAATAGGTGCATATATTGCCGGCCCGCTGGCTAAAGCGGTATCAACAAGAACTGCATCAGTTATTGGCCTTTTTGGCCTGGCTGCCTCATTGATCATATGTAAATTTGTTGCCATGAACCTGATATTGTTTTTTATAGTAGTATTAATTGCAAGATTACTGCTTGGGGAATTGGCGGCTGTCATGGTAAGCCTGTACTCGGACGTTTCGGTATATGGAGAATGGAAAACCGGGAAAAATGCCTCCTCCTTTGTTATGGGCCTGATGAACCTCTCGCTTAAAACAGCGATTATATCAAGGGGGACCATAATCCCTATGGTCCTGGCTGCAGCTGGCTTCGTCGCAGGAGCCAATCCCAATACTGCTTCTTTAGAACTCAAAAACGCAGTAATCAATGTCTTCCTTTTTATCCCGGGTATTTTTGCATTAGTCTCGGCATTAATAGTAGCGCTGGGCTACAGGTTGACAAAAGAAAAGCTTATTGCCTATCAAAATGAGATTGAGCAAAGAAAGGCGGTAGCAATTTAG
- a CDS encoding MFS transporter: MAGLSNVIYFAYFFQEFALGFLTTMGVQYIAFFLTDTALIPTAVVATILLIGRIVDVIDVPIIGMIVEKSNLPWGKYRSWLFIAAPLVVVFNLLMFTDLNVSMSIKVAYLSTAYILSYVFVNFCSTSRFALLPTFTSDQDERAKLAVRRGQGATLGQALRGAVTVPLIAFLGGGNDARGYFLTVIIYGAIVIGGLYWLAYLAKDYDRPGATKGQKSPSVKEIIIQLGTNKPLLILMLSNITLLTATNILTGFGMYYFRYVVGNLMLISLYLPVTFMGGFIGNSVSQYISIKYDKKITYILGVAFWFLGMLLVYLFAGKNAVLFIAFVTVAQFGYGLANATIPAFFSDTADYGEWKTGKSVRAVNMGLLIFPIKIGVLLGGAIAAYGLAYIGFVAGTKDPVIIQNIRTMTAVLPMLVSILAAVIMYFYPLTKDKVRLLQQEIKSRVSAQLS, translated from the coding sequence ATGGCAGGCTTAAGTAACGTTATATATTTTGCGTATTTTTTTCAAGAATTTGCACTCGGATTCTTGACAACGATGGGAGTACAATATATTGCCTTTTTTTTAACAGATACTGCGTTGATCCCTACGGCCGTTGTAGCAACAATTTTGTTGATTGGCAGAATCGTAGACGTTATTGATGTACCTATTATCGGCATGATTGTTGAAAAGAGCAACCTTCCGTGGGGAAAGTACAGGTCATGGCTCTTTATAGCCGCACCTTTGGTAGTTGTCTTTAATTTGCTAATGTTTACTGATTTAAACGTAAGTATGTCTATTAAGGTTGCTTATCTTAGCACAGCCTATATACTATCGTATGTATTTGTCAATTTTTGCTCCACTTCCCGGTTTGCCTTGCTGCCGACCTTTACCTCTGACCAGGATGAAAGGGCAAAACTAGCGGTAAGGAGAGGGCAGGGCGCGACCCTGGGCCAGGCGTTGAGGGGCGCCGTTACTGTACCACTAATCGCGTTTCTGGGCGGCGGTAACGATGCCAGAGGTTATTTCTTAACAGTGATTATTTACGGTGCCATCGTCATCGGTGGCCTTTACTGGCTGGCTTACCTCGCTAAAGATTATGACCGGCCCGGTGCTACGAAGGGACAGAAATCGCCAAGCGTAAAAGAGATCATTATTCAGCTTGGAACAAATAAACCTTTGCTTATTTTAATGTTATCAAATATAACCCTATTAACGGCAACTAATATCCTGACCGGTTTTGGAATGTACTATTTCAGGTATGTTGTTGGTAACCTAATGCTGATTTCCCTTTATCTCCCGGTTACTTTTATGGGTGGATTTATAGGGAATAGTGTCTCCCAGTATATATCAATAAAATATGACAAAAAGATAACGTATATTTTAGGTGTTGCTTTCTGGTTTTTAGGTATGTTGCTGGTATATCTTTTTGCCGGGAAAAATGCTGTTTTATTTATAGCTTTTGTGACTGTGGCGCAGTTCGGCTACGGGCTGGCCAATGCGACAATACCGGCTTTTTTCTCGGATACTGCTGATTATGGCGAATGGAAAACAGGAAAAAGTGTTAGAGCTGTAAATATGGGCCTTCTTATTTTCCCGATTAAAATTGGGGTATTGTTAGGTGGCGCGATAGCAGCATACGGACTTGCCTATATCGGCTTTGTTGCGGGTACGAAAGACCCAGTAATAATCCAAAACATTAGGACGATGACTGCTGTACTGCCCATGCTTGTTAGTATATTAGCAGCCGTGATTATGTACTTTTATCCCTTAACTAAGGATAAAGTAAGACTATTACAGCAAGAGATAAAAAGCAGGGTTAGCGCTCAGCTCTCCTAA
- a CDS encoding cobalamin B12-binding domain-containing protein: MLKAHIHDIGKNIVVKLLRSHGFQVVDLGVDVPAEKFVDAVRETRAKVLGLSALLNSTYPEMKSVVDAITAAGVRDQVQIIIGGTICSEIVRRYTGADAFATDAQTGVSFCKRVFG; encoded by the coding sequence CTGTTAAAGGCACATATCCATGACATTGGCAAGAACATAGTTGTCAAGCTCCTGCGCAGTCATGGCTTCCAGGTCGTAGACCTTGGCGTTGATGTACCGGCCGAGAAATTTGTAGATGCAGTGCGTGAGACCAGGGCAAAGGTATTGGGTCTCAGTGCCCTCCTCAACTCCACCTACCCGGAGATGAAAAGTGTGGTTGATGCCATTACCGCAGCAGGGGTAAGGGATCAGGTCCAGATCATTATCGGCGGTACGATTTGCAGTGAGATTGTCCGCCGCTATACAGGCGCTGACGCCTTTGCTACCGACGCTCAGACGGGAGTAAGCTTTTGTAAACGCGTTTTTGGCTAA
- a CDS encoding cobalamin B12-binding domain-containing protein codes for MTNIAEALRDLNEDRVSALVDEKLQQGISPVDIIKECNEGIAAVGDLFASGQYYLTELMFSAEILQGVMAKLEPLLASIGGGEQSAGTVVIGTVKGTYP; via the coding sequence ATGACCAATATTGCAGAAGCCTTGAGAGATTTAAACGAAGACAGAGTAAGTGCCCTTGTAGATGAAAAACTCCAACAGGGTATCTCTCCCGTGGATATTATCAAAGAGTGCAATGAAGGAATTGCAGCCGTAGGGGACCTTTTCGCCTCCGGCCAGTATTACTTAACAGAGTTGATGTTTTCCGCCGAGATCCTGCAGGGCGTTATGGCCAAGCTGGAACCGCTGCTGGCGAGTATCGGCGGGGGAGAACAGTCAGCCGGGACAGTAGTGATCGGTACTGTTAAAGGCACATATCCATGA